A stretch of Bombus huntii isolate Logan2020A chromosome 7, iyBomHunt1.1, whole genome shotgun sequence DNA encodes these proteins:
- the LOC126867965 gene encoding nidogen isoform X3 codes for MSGQRRLRGGKRELIVVVAVSIDSSVKAVRERMTRRARPLSVSRLAVVLALVGALLAPFAAALNKNDLYPYTTPGSSILQSDVNGLLLSAETILKTPIAFYDKIFNSIFVNGNGVLSFARAMQRFFNIAFPLDDPVIAPLYTHVDTSGSGRVYYGETDAPTVLARAGGMVRSAFADAADFVPTHVFLATWLAVGYYNGKSDKVNTYQVAISSNGTHSYVELLYPENGVQWIQGESHPNGLPDAKAQAGLMSEGRMYTLKGSGTDQIQNVDKWSNVNRPGQWLFQVGPISDDSDVKVPDNIEDSSASNQVPNCRIGATTCHSRATCVDYEVGFCCHCKQGFFGNGKSCLPNDIPLRVNGRVAGTINDVEFPARDLQCYVQPKDGRTYTALSRVPEEIGASFQLLGNLGSVIGWLFAKPIGETKNGYELTGGMFNHTTVLTYPSTGDKLTIRSNYLGLDVFGQLKVEAMIEGTLPQLARDTKVDYGDYEELYTRAQAGVIRAQSERTCKLNEGGEERELAFIQDETIVYNECPYLNVEPEDDTTRLKFYRGVTTYEATEGIIRFAVNTKVAPLEEEDPCIQGRETCSDHSFCVVDGDSFKCVCSPGYQYLYEEDGSAVCVDVNECTAGNHMCSPDAQCINQEGSHTCQCRPGFSGDGRICESLPSCEETRCENYEQCVMIEGAPNCICLPGFEDTEQGCYPTSQRASCDVEDNCSSNGICNFDTERQKHVCICLPGFVGDGYTCYPEAEPTAVDEPPKPQCVEEMCWCPRGWEYRNNECMSQEGSGRSTDVSPDRDLSCNVVNRCHPYAQCIYMATTGDYECRCNPGYEGDGMECAKTEVSCLEVDICDPNASCQQEESLAKCVCNPGFEGDGTTCSAIDECSSTTDCLENERCSYNPANSRYECTCNPGFSMVDGRCVVSDCSTNPSQCHVNAQCVSTGEGGYKCVCIEGYNGDGVRQCVENHIGCNVLNNCGRNAVCGYNQTSANFACVCQPGYYGDGFTCLPQSSCRHEPTICSPDATCVAAGENQFACVCNEGFAGDGTNCEQRPKHEANFLLVNQGMATLRIPFAPTHEDLGSPIYIAYTQMAIAIDIDCMNGKAYSSDITGNRIIELTYNGSMAETFLPKVSSPEGLAVDWISRNIFWTDSGKTTVEVANLETKKRKVLVSDGLVNPRGIAVHPYRGKIFWSDWNRASPKLEWANEDGTGRAIFLQGDYVKLPNSLSIDWAMDELCWADAGTFTISCMEIDSRNINVIANELTYPFGLAISQQKYYWTDWKTHKIEVAMKSTGDRKPPISVPPGGSGKLYGIVVVPESCPRVTNACQFENGRCNKDQLCLPNGQSGRTCACADDATGPCTDTQ; via the exons GTAAACGGAAATGGCGTCCTCTCTTTCGCAAGGGCCATGCAAAGGTTTTTCAATATCGCATTCCCGCTCGACGATCCGGTTATCGCGCCTCTCTATACACACGTTGACACTAGCGGTTCTGGAAGAGTGTATTATGGCGAAACGGACGCACCGACAGTCCTTGCCAGAGCCGGAGGAATGGTTCGGAGCGCTTTCGCGGATGCCGCAGATTTCGTACCGACTCATGTTTTCCTCGCCACATGGCTGGCCGTTGGATACTATAACGGAAAGAGCGACAAG GTGAACACGTACCAGGTAGCTATCTCGTCGAATGGTACGCATTCTTACGTGGAACTATTGTATCCGGAGAATGGTGTACAGTGGATTCAAGGTGAGTCGCACCCGAATGGTTTGCCTGACGCGAAGGCACAAGCAGGATTAATGAGCGAAGGAAGAATGTACACGTTGAAGGGTTCCGGGACGGATCAGATTCAGAATGTCGACAA ATGGTCGAACGTGAACAGACCTGGACAATGGCTGTTCCAAGTAGGACCGATCTCCGACGACAGCGACGTGAAAGTTCCCGACAATATCGAAG ATAGCAGCGCATCGAATCAGGTACCAAATTGTAGAATAGGAGCAACGACTTGCCACAGCAGGGCGACGTGTGTCGACTACGAGGTGGGCTTCTGCTGCCACTGCAAGCAAGGATTCTTCGGCAATGGGAAATCCTGCCTGCCAAACG ATATTCCACTGCGTGTAAACGGCCGAGTTGCCGGCACGATCAACGACGTGGAGTTCCCTGCTAGAGATCTTCAGTGCTACGTGCAACCGAAAGATGGAAGAACGTACACGGCTCTATCGAGAGTACCCGAGGAAATTGGCGCCAGTTTTCAATTGTTGGGTAATCTGGGCAGTGTGATCGGTTGGCTGTTCGCTAAACCGATCGGCGAGACGAAAAATGGATACGAGCTTACAG GGGGCATGTTCAATCATACGACGGTGCTGACGTATCCGTCAACGGGCGACAAACTAACGATACGAAGCAATTACCTCGGGTTGGACGTGTTCGGTCAGCTGAAAGTGGAGGCAATGATCGAAGGTACGTTGCCGCAGTTGGCGAGAGACACCAAGGTCGATTACGGTGACTACGAAGAACTTTATACGAGAGCGCAGGCCGGCGTGATCCGCGCGCAGAGCGAGAGAACTTGCAAACTGAACGAAGGTGGGGAAGAGCGGGAACTCGCTTTTATCCAAGACGAAACTATCGTTTATAACGAGTGTCCGTATCTGAACGTCGAACCCGAGGACGACACGACCAGATTGAAGTTCTACAGAGGTGTCACTACTTACGAGGCAACCGAGGGAATTATACGTTTCGCGGTGAATACAAAAGTGGCGCCCCTCGAAGAAGAAGATCCCTGTATCCAGGGAAGAGAGACCTGCAGCGACCATAGCTTCTGCGTCGTCGACGGCGATAGCTTTAAGTGTGTCTGCAGTCCTGG CTACCAGTATTTGTACGAAGAGGACGGGAGCGCAGTTTGCGTGGATGTGAACGAATGTACCGCCGGAAATCACATGTGCTCTCCCGACGCGCAGTGCATTAATCAAGAAGGCAGCCACACGTGTCAGTGCAGGCCCGGATTCTCCGGTGATGGTCGAATCTGCGAAA GTCTTCCTTCTTGCGAGGAGACAAGATGCGAGAATTACGAGCAATGCGTGATGATCGAAGGTGCGCCTAACTGCATCTGTTTGCCTGGATTCGAGGATACCGAACAGGGTTGCTATCCTACGTCGCAACGTG CTTCCTGCGATGTCGAGGATAACTGCTCGTCCAATGGTATCTGCAATTTCGACACCGAGAGGCAGAAGCACGTTTGCATCTGCTTACCAGGCTTCGTTG GCGATGGCTACACGTGTTATCCGGAAGCAGAGCCAACCGCAGTGGACGAACCGCCGAAACCGCAGTGTGTGGAGGAGATGTGCTGGTGTCCAAGGGGCTGGGAATATCGGAATAACGAATGTATGTCGCAGGAAGGGTCTGGGAGGTCTACTGACGTCTCTCCCGATCGGGACT TGTCGTGCAACGTGGTGAACAGGTGTCACCCCTACGCTCAATGTATCTACATGGCTACCACCGGAGACTACGAGTGTCGCTGCAATCCCGGTTACGAGGGCGATGGTATGGAGTGTGCAAAAACAG AGGTGTCCTGTTTGGAGGTGGACATTTGCGACCCGAACGCGTCTTGCCAGCAGGAGGAGTCCTTAGCCAAGTGTGTGTGCAATCCAGGATTCGAAGGGGACGGAACTACGTGCAGTGCTATCG ACGAATGCAGCAGCACCACTGATTGCCTGGAGAACGAACGATGCTCGTACAATCCGGCAAACTCGCGGTACGAGTGCACGTGTAATCCAGGATTCAGTATGGTTGATGGTCGCTGCGTGGTATCCGACTGCTCAACGAATCCGTCTCAGTGCCACGTAAACGCGCAGTGCGTATCCACCGGCGAAGGTGGCTACAAGTGCGTCTGCATCGAGGGATACAACGGTGACGGAGTCCGTCAATGCGTCGAGAACCACATTGGCTGCAACGTGCTGAATAATTGCGGCAGGAACGCGGTCTGTGGCTACAATCAAACCTCCGCGAATTTCGCCTGCGTTTGCCAGCCG GGCTATTATGGCGACGGTTTCACGTGTTTACCCCAGTCATCCTGCAGACACGAACCAACGATCTGTTCGCCAGACGCTACGTGTGTGGCCGCCGGAGAAAATCAGTTTGCTTGCGTATGCAACGAAGGTTTCGCCGGAGATGGGACCAACTGCGAGCAAAGACCAAAACACGAAGCAAACTTCCTGCTGGTGAATCAAGGAATGGCTACGTTGAGGATTCCGTTCGCGCCGACGCACGAAGATCTCGGTAGCCCGATTTACATAGCGTACACACAGATGGCTATCGCGATCGACATCGATTGCATGAACGGGAAAGCCTACTCGAGCGACATCACCG GTAATCGAATAATCGAGTTAACGTACAACGGATCGATGGCTGAGACGTTCTTGCCGAAAGTTAGCAGCCCCGAGGGACTGGCGGTCGATTGGATCtcgagaaatattttctgGACCGACTCGGGCAAAACGACCGTCGAGGTAGCCAATCTCGAGACGAAGAAGCGGAAGGTGCTCGTTTCAGACGGACTGGTCAATCCTAGAGGAATAGCTGTACACCCGTATCGCGG GAAGATATTTTGGTCGGATTGGAACCGTGCGTCGCCGAAATTGGAGTGGGCCAACGAGGATGGAACCGGTCGTGCAATCTTCCTTCAAGGGGATTATGTGAAGTTACCGAATTCATTAAGTATCGATTGGGCGATGGATGAGCTGTGCTGGGCGGACGCCGGAACGTTTACGATAA GCTGCATGGAAATCGATAGCAGGAATATCAACGTGATCGCCAACGAGCTCACCTATCCGTTCGGTCTCGCGATTTCCCAGCAGAAATATTATTGGACCGATTGGAAGAC TCACAAAATCGAAGTTGCCATGAAGAGCACCGGGGACAGGAAGCCGCCCATATCGGTACCACCAGGGGGAAGCGGTAAATTATACGGAATAGTCGTCGTTCCTGAGTCGTGCCCGAGAG TGACCAACGCCTGTCAGTTCGAAAACGGAAGGTGTAACAAGGATCAGCTATGTCTGCCGAATGGTCAAAGCGGTAGAACGTGTGCGTGTGCGGACGACGCGACAGGACCATGCACTGACACGCAGTAA
- the LOC126867965 gene encoding nidogen isoform X5 → MSGQRRLRGGKRELIVVVAVSIDSSVKAVRERMTRRARPLSVSRLAVVLALVGALLAPFAAALNKNDLYPYTTPGSSILQSDVNGLLLSAETILKTPIAFYDKIFNSIFVNGNGVLSFARAMQRFFNIAFPLDDPVIAPLYTHVDTSGSGRVYYGETDAPTVLARAGGMVRSAFADAADFVPTHVFLATWLAVGYYNGKSDKVNTYQVAISSNGTHSYVELLYPENGVQWIQGESHPNGLPDAKAQAGLMSEGRMYTLKGSGTDQIQNVDKWSNVNRPGQWLFQVGPISDDSDVKVPDNIEDSSASNQVPNCRIGATTCHSRATCVDYEVGFCCHCKQGFFGNGKSCLPNDIPLRVNGRVAGTINDVEFPARDLQCYVQPKDGRTYTALSRVPEEIGASFQLLGNLGSVIGWLFAKPIGETKNGYELTGGMFNHTTVLTYPSTGDKLTIRSNYLGLDVFGQLKVEAMIEGTLPQLARDTKVDYGDYEELYTRAQAGVIRAQSERTCKLNEGGEERELAFIQDETIVYNECPYLNVEPEDDTTRLKFYRGVTTYEATEGIIRFAVNTKVAPLEEEDPCIQGRETCSDHSFCVVDGDSFKCVCSPGYQYLYEEDGSAVCVDVNECTAGNHMCSPDAQCINQEGSHTCQCRPGFSGDGRICESLPSCEETRCENYEQCVMIEGAPNCICLPGFEDTEQGCYPTSQRASCDVEDNCSSNGICNFDTERQKHVCICLPGFVGDGYTCYPEAEPTAVDEPPKPQCVEEMCWCPRGWEYRNNECMSQEGSGRSTDVSPDRDYECSSTTDCLENERCSYNPANSRYECTCNPGFSMVDGRCVVSDCSTNPSQCHVNAQCVSTGEGGYKCVCIEGYNGDGVRQCVENHIGCNVLNNCGRNAVCGYNQTSANFACVCQPGYYGDGFTCLPQSSCRHEPTICSPDATCVAAGENQFACVCNEGFAGDGTNCEQRPKHEANFLLVNQGMATLRIPFAPTHEDLGSPIYIAYTQMAIAIDIDCMNGKAYSSDITGNRIIELTYNGSMAETFLPKVSSPEGLAVDWISRNIFWTDSGKTTVEVANLETKKRKVLVSDGLVNPRGIAVHPYRGKIFWSDWNRASPKLEWANEDGTGRAIFLQGDYVKLPNSLSIDWAMDELCWADAGTFTISCMEIDSRNINVIANELTYPFGLAISQQKYYWTDWKTHKIEVAMKSTGDRKPPISVPPGGSGKLYGIVVVPESCPRVTNACQFENGRCNKDQLCLPNGQSGRTCACADDATGPCTDTQ, encoded by the exons GTAAACGGAAATGGCGTCCTCTCTTTCGCAAGGGCCATGCAAAGGTTTTTCAATATCGCATTCCCGCTCGACGATCCGGTTATCGCGCCTCTCTATACACACGTTGACACTAGCGGTTCTGGAAGAGTGTATTATGGCGAAACGGACGCACCGACAGTCCTTGCCAGAGCCGGAGGAATGGTTCGGAGCGCTTTCGCGGATGCCGCAGATTTCGTACCGACTCATGTTTTCCTCGCCACATGGCTGGCCGTTGGATACTATAACGGAAAGAGCGACAAG GTGAACACGTACCAGGTAGCTATCTCGTCGAATGGTACGCATTCTTACGTGGAACTATTGTATCCGGAGAATGGTGTACAGTGGATTCAAGGTGAGTCGCACCCGAATGGTTTGCCTGACGCGAAGGCACAAGCAGGATTAATGAGCGAAGGAAGAATGTACACGTTGAAGGGTTCCGGGACGGATCAGATTCAGAATGTCGACAA ATGGTCGAACGTGAACAGACCTGGACAATGGCTGTTCCAAGTAGGACCGATCTCCGACGACAGCGACGTGAAAGTTCCCGACAATATCGAAG ATAGCAGCGCATCGAATCAGGTACCAAATTGTAGAATAGGAGCAACGACTTGCCACAGCAGGGCGACGTGTGTCGACTACGAGGTGGGCTTCTGCTGCCACTGCAAGCAAGGATTCTTCGGCAATGGGAAATCCTGCCTGCCAAACG ATATTCCACTGCGTGTAAACGGCCGAGTTGCCGGCACGATCAACGACGTGGAGTTCCCTGCTAGAGATCTTCAGTGCTACGTGCAACCGAAAGATGGAAGAACGTACACGGCTCTATCGAGAGTACCCGAGGAAATTGGCGCCAGTTTTCAATTGTTGGGTAATCTGGGCAGTGTGATCGGTTGGCTGTTCGCTAAACCGATCGGCGAGACGAAAAATGGATACGAGCTTACAG GGGGCATGTTCAATCATACGACGGTGCTGACGTATCCGTCAACGGGCGACAAACTAACGATACGAAGCAATTACCTCGGGTTGGACGTGTTCGGTCAGCTGAAAGTGGAGGCAATGATCGAAGGTACGTTGCCGCAGTTGGCGAGAGACACCAAGGTCGATTACGGTGACTACGAAGAACTTTATACGAGAGCGCAGGCCGGCGTGATCCGCGCGCAGAGCGAGAGAACTTGCAAACTGAACGAAGGTGGGGAAGAGCGGGAACTCGCTTTTATCCAAGACGAAACTATCGTTTATAACGAGTGTCCGTATCTGAACGTCGAACCCGAGGACGACACGACCAGATTGAAGTTCTACAGAGGTGTCACTACTTACGAGGCAACCGAGGGAATTATACGTTTCGCGGTGAATACAAAAGTGGCGCCCCTCGAAGAAGAAGATCCCTGTATCCAGGGAAGAGAGACCTGCAGCGACCATAGCTTCTGCGTCGTCGACGGCGATAGCTTTAAGTGTGTCTGCAGTCCTGG CTACCAGTATTTGTACGAAGAGGACGGGAGCGCAGTTTGCGTGGATGTGAACGAATGTACCGCCGGAAATCACATGTGCTCTCCCGACGCGCAGTGCATTAATCAAGAAGGCAGCCACACGTGTCAGTGCAGGCCCGGATTCTCCGGTGATGGTCGAATCTGCGAAA GTCTTCCTTCTTGCGAGGAGACAAGATGCGAGAATTACGAGCAATGCGTGATGATCGAAGGTGCGCCTAACTGCATCTGTTTGCCTGGATTCGAGGATACCGAACAGGGTTGCTATCCTACGTCGCAACGTG CTTCCTGCGATGTCGAGGATAACTGCTCGTCCAATGGTATCTGCAATTTCGACACCGAGAGGCAGAAGCACGTTTGCATCTGCTTACCAGGCTTCGTTG GCGATGGCTACACGTGTTATCCGGAAGCAGAGCCAACCGCAGTGGACGAACCGCCGAAACCGCAGTGTGTGGAGGAGATGTGCTGGTGTCCAAGGGGCTGGGAATATCGGAATAACGAATGTATGTCGCAGGAAGGGTCTGGGAGGTCTACTGACGTCTCTCCCGATCGGGACT ACGAATGCAGCAGCACCACTGATTGCCTGGAGAACGAACGATGCTCGTACAATCCGGCAAACTCGCGGTACGAGTGCACGTGTAATCCAGGATTCAGTATGGTTGATGGTCGCTGCGTGGTATCCGACTGCTCAACGAATCCGTCTCAGTGCCACGTAAACGCGCAGTGCGTATCCACCGGCGAAGGTGGCTACAAGTGCGTCTGCATCGAGGGATACAACGGTGACGGAGTCCGTCAATGCGTCGAGAACCACATTGGCTGCAACGTGCTGAATAATTGCGGCAGGAACGCGGTCTGTGGCTACAATCAAACCTCCGCGAATTTCGCCTGCGTTTGCCAGCCG GGCTATTATGGCGACGGTTTCACGTGTTTACCCCAGTCATCCTGCAGACACGAACCAACGATCTGTTCGCCAGACGCTACGTGTGTGGCCGCCGGAGAAAATCAGTTTGCTTGCGTATGCAACGAAGGTTTCGCCGGAGATGGGACCAACTGCGAGCAAAGACCAAAACACGAAGCAAACTTCCTGCTGGTGAATCAAGGAATGGCTACGTTGAGGATTCCGTTCGCGCCGACGCACGAAGATCTCGGTAGCCCGATTTACATAGCGTACACACAGATGGCTATCGCGATCGACATCGATTGCATGAACGGGAAAGCCTACTCGAGCGACATCACCG GTAATCGAATAATCGAGTTAACGTACAACGGATCGATGGCTGAGACGTTCTTGCCGAAAGTTAGCAGCCCCGAGGGACTGGCGGTCGATTGGATCtcgagaaatattttctgGACCGACTCGGGCAAAACGACCGTCGAGGTAGCCAATCTCGAGACGAAGAAGCGGAAGGTGCTCGTTTCAGACGGACTGGTCAATCCTAGAGGAATAGCTGTACACCCGTATCGCGG GAAGATATTTTGGTCGGATTGGAACCGTGCGTCGCCGAAATTGGAGTGGGCCAACGAGGATGGAACCGGTCGTGCAATCTTCCTTCAAGGGGATTATGTGAAGTTACCGAATTCATTAAGTATCGATTGGGCGATGGATGAGCTGTGCTGGGCGGACGCCGGAACGTTTACGATAA GCTGCATGGAAATCGATAGCAGGAATATCAACGTGATCGCCAACGAGCTCACCTATCCGTTCGGTCTCGCGATTTCCCAGCAGAAATATTATTGGACCGATTGGAAGAC TCACAAAATCGAAGTTGCCATGAAGAGCACCGGGGACAGGAAGCCGCCCATATCGGTACCACCAGGGGGAAGCGGTAAATTATACGGAATAGTCGTCGTTCCTGAGTCGTGCCCGAGAG TGACCAACGCCTGTCAGTTCGAAAACGGAAGGTGTAACAAGGATCAGCTATGTCTGCCGAATGGTCAAAGCGGTAGAACGTGTGCGTGTGCGGACGACGCGACAGGACCATGCACTGACACGCAGTAA
- the LOC126867965 gene encoding nidogen isoform X4, whose amino-acid sequence MSGQRRLRGGKRELIVVVAVSIDSSVKAVRERMTRRARPLSVSRLAVVLALVGALLAPFAAALNKNDLYPYTTPGSSILQSDVNGLLLSAETILKTPIAFYDKIFNSIFVNGNGVLSFARAMQRFFNIAFPLDDPVIAPLYTHVDTSGSGRVYYGETDAPTVLARAGGMVRSAFADAADFVPTHVFLATWLAVGYYNGKSDKVNTYQVAISSNGTHSYVELLYPENGVQWIQGESHPNGLPDAKAQAGLMSEGRMYTLKGSGTDQIQNVDKWSNVNRPGQWLFQVGPISDDSDVKVPDNIEDSSASNQVPNCRIGATTCHSRATCVDYEVGFCCHCKQGFFGNGKSCLPNDIPLRVNGRVAGTINDVEFPARDLQCYVQPKDGRTYTALSRVPEEIGASFQLLGNLGSVIGWLFAKPIGETKNGYELTGGMFNHTTVLTYPSTGDKLTIRSNYLGLDVFGQLKVEAMIEGTLPQLARDTKVDYGDYEELYTRAQAGVIRAQSERTCKLNEGGEERELAFIQDETIVYNECPYLNVEPEDDTTRLKFYRGVTTYEATEGIIRFAVNTKVAPLEEEDPCIQGRETCSDHSFCVVDGDSFKCVCSPGYQYLYEEDGSAVCVDVNECTAGNHMCSPDAQCINQEGSHTCQCRPGFSGDGRICESLPSCEETRCENYEQCVMIEGAPNCICLPGFEDTEQGCYPTSQRASCDVEDNCSSNGICNFDTERQKHVCICLPGFVGDGYTCYPEAEPTAVDEPPKPQCVEEMCWCPRGWEYRNNECMSQEGSGRSTDVSPDRDLSCNVVNRCHPYAQCIYMATTGDYECRCNPGYEGDGMECAKTDECSSTTDCLENERCSYNPANSRYECTCNPGFSMVDGRCVVSDCSTNPSQCHVNAQCVSTGEGGYKCVCIEGYNGDGVRQCVENHIGCNVLNNCGRNAVCGYNQTSANFACVCQPGYYGDGFTCLPQSSCRHEPTICSPDATCVAAGENQFACVCNEGFAGDGTNCEQRPKHEANFLLVNQGMATLRIPFAPTHEDLGSPIYIAYTQMAIAIDIDCMNGKAYSSDITGNRIIELTYNGSMAETFLPKVSSPEGLAVDWISRNIFWTDSGKTTVEVANLETKKRKVLVSDGLVNPRGIAVHPYRGKIFWSDWNRASPKLEWANEDGTGRAIFLQGDYVKLPNSLSIDWAMDELCWADAGTFTISCMEIDSRNINVIANELTYPFGLAISQQKYYWTDWKTHKIEVAMKSTGDRKPPISVPPGGSGKLYGIVVVPESCPRVTNACQFENGRCNKDQLCLPNGQSGRTCACADDATGPCTDTQ is encoded by the exons GTAAACGGAAATGGCGTCCTCTCTTTCGCAAGGGCCATGCAAAGGTTTTTCAATATCGCATTCCCGCTCGACGATCCGGTTATCGCGCCTCTCTATACACACGTTGACACTAGCGGTTCTGGAAGAGTGTATTATGGCGAAACGGACGCACCGACAGTCCTTGCCAGAGCCGGAGGAATGGTTCGGAGCGCTTTCGCGGATGCCGCAGATTTCGTACCGACTCATGTTTTCCTCGCCACATGGCTGGCCGTTGGATACTATAACGGAAAGAGCGACAAG GTGAACACGTACCAGGTAGCTATCTCGTCGAATGGTACGCATTCTTACGTGGAACTATTGTATCCGGAGAATGGTGTACAGTGGATTCAAGGTGAGTCGCACCCGAATGGTTTGCCTGACGCGAAGGCACAAGCAGGATTAATGAGCGAAGGAAGAATGTACACGTTGAAGGGTTCCGGGACGGATCAGATTCAGAATGTCGACAA ATGGTCGAACGTGAACAGACCTGGACAATGGCTGTTCCAAGTAGGACCGATCTCCGACGACAGCGACGTGAAAGTTCCCGACAATATCGAAG ATAGCAGCGCATCGAATCAGGTACCAAATTGTAGAATAGGAGCAACGACTTGCCACAGCAGGGCGACGTGTGTCGACTACGAGGTGGGCTTCTGCTGCCACTGCAAGCAAGGATTCTTCGGCAATGGGAAATCCTGCCTGCCAAACG ATATTCCACTGCGTGTAAACGGCCGAGTTGCCGGCACGATCAACGACGTGGAGTTCCCTGCTAGAGATCTTCAGTGCTACGTGCAACCGAAAGATGGAAGAACGTACACGGCTCTATCGAGAGTACCCGAGGAAATTGGCGCCAGTTTTCAATTGTTGGGTAATCTGGGCAGTGTGATCGGTTGGCTGTTCGCTAAACCGATCGGCGAGACGAAAAATGGATACGAGCTTACAG GGGGCATGTTCAATCATACGACGGTGCTGACGTATCCGTCAACGGGCGACAAACTAACGATACGAAGCAATTACCTCGGGTTGGACGTGTTCGGTCAGCTGAAAGTGGAGGCAATGATCGAAGGTACGTTGCCGCAGTTGGCGAGAGACACCAAGGTCGATTACGGTGACTACGAAGAACTTTATACGAGAGCGCAGGCCGGCGTGATCCGCGCGCAGAGCGAGAGAACTTGCAAACTGAACGAAGGTGGGGAAGAGCGGGAACTCGCTTTTATCCAAGACGAAACTATCGTTTATAACGAGTGTCCGTATCTGAACGTCGAACCCGAGGACGACACGACCAGATTGAAGTTCTACAGAGGTGTCACTACTTACGAGGCAACCGAGGGAATTATACGTTTCGCGGTGAATACAAAAGTGGCGCCCCTCGAAGAAGAAGATCCCTGTATCCAGGGAAGAGAGACCTGCAGCGACCATAGCTTCTGCGTCGTCGACGGCGATAGCTTTAAGTGTGTCTGCAGTCCTGG CTACCAGTATTTGTACGAAGAGGACGGGAGCGCAGTTTGCGTGGATGTGAACGAATGTACCGCCGGAAATCACATGTGCTCTCCCGACGCGCAGTGCATTAATCAAGAAGGCAGCCACACGTGTCAGTGCAGGCCCGGATTCTCCGGTGATGGTCGAATCTGCGAAA GTCTTCCTTCTTGCGAGGAGACAAGATGCGAGAATTACGAGCAATGCGTGATGATCGAAGGTGCGCCTAACTGCATCTGTTTGCCTGGATTCGAGGATACCGAACAGGGTTGCTATCCTACGTCGCAACGTG CTTCCTGCGATGTCGAGGATAACTGCTCGTCCAATGGTATCTGCAATTTCGACACCGAGAGGCAGAAGCACGTTTGCATCTGCTTACCAGGCTTCGTTG GCGATGGCTACACGTGTTATCCGGAAGCAGAGCCAACCGCAGTGGACGAACCGCCGAAACCGCAGTGTGTGGAGGAGATGTGCTGGTGTCCAAGGGGCTGGGAATATCGGAATAACGAATGTATGTCGCAGGAAGGGTCTGGGAGGTCTACTGACGTCTCTCCCGATCGGGACT TGTCGTGCAACGTGGTGAACAGGTGTCACCCCTACGCTCAATGTATCTACATGGCTACCACCGGAGACTACGAGTGTCGCTGCAATCCCGGTTACGAGGGCGATGGTATGGAGTGTGCAAAAACAG ACGAATGCAGCAGCACCACTGATTGCCTGGAGAACGAACGATGCTCGTACAATCCGGCAAACTCGCGGTACGAGTGCACGTGTAATCCAGGATTCAGTATGGTTGATGGTCGCTGCGTGGTATCCGACTGCTCAACGAATCCGTCTCAGTGCCACGTAAACGCGCAGTGCGTATCCACCGGCGAAGGTGGCTACAAGTGCGTCTGCATCGAGGGATACAACGGTGACGGAGTCCGTCAATGCGTCGAGAACCACATTGGCTGCAACGTGCTGAATAATTGCGGCAGGAACGCGGTCTGTGGCTACAATCAAACCTCCGCGAATTTCGCCTGCGTTTGCCAGCCG GGCTATTATGGCGACGGTTTCACGTGTTTACCCCAGTCATCCTGCAGACACGAACCAACGATCTGTTCGCCAGACGCTACGTGTGTGGCCGCCGGAGAAAATCAGTTTGCTTGCGTATGCAACGAAGGTTTCGCCGGAGATGGGACCAACTGCGAGCAAAGACCAAAACACGAAGCAAACTTCCTGCTGGTGAATCAAGGAATGGCTACGTTGAGGATTCCGTTCGCGCCGACGCACGAAGATCTCGGTAGCCCGATTTACATAGCGTACACACAGATGGCTATCGCGATCGACATCGATTGCATGAACGGGAAAGCCTACTCGAGCGACATCACCG GTAATCGAATAATCGAGTTAACGTACAACGGATCGATGGCTGAGACGTTCTTGCCGAAAGTTAGCAGCCCCGAGGGACTGGCGGTCGATTGGATCtcgagaaatattttctgGACCGACTCGGGCAAAACGACCGTCGAGGTAGCCAATCTCGAGACGAAGAAGCGGAAGGTGCTCGTTTCAGACGGACTGGTCAATCCTAGAGGAATAGCTGTACACCCGTATCGCGG GAAGATATTTTGGTCGGATTGGAACCGTGCGTCGCCGAAATTGGAGTGGGCCAACGAGGATGGAACCGGTCGTGCAATCTTCCTTCAAGGGGATTATGTGAAGTTACCGAATTCATTAAGTATCGATTGGGCGATGGATGAGCTGTGCTGGGCGGACGCCGGAACGTTTACGATAA GCTGCATGGAAATCGATAGCAGGAATATCAACGTGATCGCCAACGAGCTCACCTATCCGTTCGGTCTCGCGATTTCCCAGCAGAAATATTATTGGACCGATTGGAAGAC TCACAAAATCGAAGTTGCCATGAAGAGCACCGGGGACAGGAAGCCGCCCATATCGGTACCACCAGGGGGAAGCGGTAAATTATACGGAATAGTCGTCGTTCCTGAGTCGTGCCCGAGAG TGACCAACGCCTGTCAGTTCGAAAACGGAAGGTGTAACAAGGATCAGCTATGTCTGCCGAATGGTCAAAGCGGTAGAACGTGTGCGTGTGCGGACGACGCGACAGGACCATGCACTGACACGCAGTAA